In Microbacterium cremeum, a genomic segment contains:
- a CDS encoding DUF5677 domain-containing protein — protein MIYNAPVSEAPRIMRDMCDDWDKRAETLVRCRPELDYLQAISIHSLAHRAIRSARGILTLVDAGADVEIMPLVRLTIEAAVTAAWLLLTPNSGLAMMKEDTRKRKALLEDMASTDSAGYRQSTETFEQLKKMAMPGSASVEQRCLALEDGRHLYGLYRAASAYCHAGLGLLEHHAVEDSNSDIGMAFVTNPSFITQENWIGITCCMLLLALNADEQARLKPTRTSQLRLFARRIGVTGIIRRADGSTLPPRGNGGR, from the coding sequence GTGATTTACAACGCGCCGGTTAGTGAAGCTCCCCGGATCATGCGTGACATGTGCGATGACTGGGACAAGCGGGCAGAGACTCTAGTGAGGTGCCGGCCAGAGCTCGACTACTTGCAGGCCATAAGCATCCACTCCCTCGCACACCGTGCCATCCGTTCTGCCCGAGGAATCCTCACCCTCGTCGACGCCGGCGCCGACGTGGAGATCATGCCGCTGGTGAGACTGACCATCGAAGCAGCTGTCACAGCGGCCTGGCTCCTACTCACACCCAATTCGGGTCTCGCGATGATGAAGGAGGACACCCGCAAACGCAAGGCGCTGCTGGAAGACATGGCATCTACTGACTCGGCCGGCTACCGACAGTCCACCGAGACGTTCGAGCAGCTGAAGAAGATGGCGATGCCCGGAAGTGCCTCAGTCGAGCAGCGTTGTCTCGCCCTCGAAGACGGACGACACCTCTACGGGCTGTACCGCGCGGCGTCGGCATACTGCCACGCCGGACTCGGCCTGCTTGAGCATCACGCCGTCGAGGACTCGAACTCCGACATTGGCATGGCCTTCGTTACCAACCCGAGCTTCATCACGCAGGAGAACTGGATCGGGATCACCTGCTGCATGCTGCTGCTCGCTCTCAACGCCGACGAACAAGCTCGACTCAAACCCACACGCACAAGCCAACTCCGCCTGTTCGCGCGCAGGATCGGCGTGACCGGCATCATCCGCCGAGCCGATGGGTCAACACTCCCCCCACGCGGGAACGGCGGCCGCTAG
- a CDS encoding S66 family peptidase, translating into MDAKSFQPVPKACSGDRVAVISPASAAPAISPALHEQAMRRLTEATGLIPVEYPTTRQLGASAEARAADVTAAFADPDIRAVLATIGGDDQVTVIPHIDAAVLAGNPKPFLGYSDNTNLHNLLWDLGVSSFYGGSTQVHLGPGPYLDDIHLRSLRAALLDGGTVELTDPGESEDYGHPWDEPPALTEFGAREATEPWTWGGPGAVVSERSWGGCIEVIDQIALAGRLPALSDLENAILLLETGGEAPPAVQVKRWVRALGERGVLEVVSGVLVARPPVSELRATVPPAAERARLRAAQRDTILEHVARYNPAAVVCVGVPFGHTRPQWIIPHGGLITLDGARQTVVCEY; encoded by the coding sequence ATGGACGCGAAGTCGTTTCAACCCGTTCCCAAGGCTTGTTCGGGGGATCGTGTCGCTGTAATCTCGCCGGCATCCGCCGCTCCGGCGATATCACCCGCATTGCACGAGCAGGCGATGCGACGCCTAACCGAGGCAACGGGGCTGATCCCGGTCGAGTACCCGACTACCCGTCAGTTGGGCGCGAGCGCGGAGGCGCGCGCCGCCGACGTCACCGCGGCGTTCGCCGATCCTGATATTCGGGCCGTCCTGGCGACAATCGGTGGCGACGATCAGGTGACTGTGATCCCACACATCGACGCCGCCGTCCTCGCGGGGAATCCGAAGCCGTTCCTCGGATATAGCGACAACACGAACCTGCACAACCTGCTCTGGGACCTCGGCGTGTCGAGCTTTTACGGCGGATCCACCCAGGTGCATCTCGGGCCTGGCCCTTACCTCGACGACATCCACCTGCGGTCCCTGCGCGCAGCGCTGCTCGACGGCGGCACGGTCGAACTCACTGACCCCGGCGAATCCGAGGACTACGGGCATCCATGGGACGAACCCCCCGCTCTGACGGAATTCGGCGCACGAGAGGCCACCGAACCATGGACTTGGGGCGGTCCAGGAGCTGTCGTGTCGGAGAGGAGCTGGGGCGGTTGCATCGAGGTCATCGACCAGATCGCCCTCGCAGGCCGACTGCCCGCCCTCAGCGACTTGGAGAACGCGATTCTTCTGTTGGAGACCGGCGGAGAGGCACCGCCCGCAGTCCAGGTCAAGCGCTGGGTGCGCGCCTTGGGTGAGCGCGGAGTGCTCGAGGTTGTCTCCGGTGTGCTCGTTGCCCGACCGCCGGTCAGCGAACTGCGCGCCACCGTGCCGCCCGCCGCCGAGCGTGCACGCCTACGAGCCGCTCAGCGGGACACAATCCTCGAACACGTCGCCCGGTATAACCCTGCTGCGGTCGTATGCGTCGGCGTGCCTTTCGGGCACACCCGGCCCCAGTGGATCATCCCTCACGGTGGACTGATCACCCTCGACGGAGCCCGGCAGACCGTCGTCTGTGAGTACTAG
- a CDS encoding NUDIX hydrolase translates to MPHGDAEYRWTTISRATSYSGRVTLSTHAVRIDDASEISYEVDESIPYAVATLVVDDHQTVLLTRQYRYPIDRWIYDLPGGAGSADETPRDAAQRELEEELGLRANELRHLHTFYVNPGRAAWPVHVFMCDAGTTAGSVELSDRAERVRLVRMPIAKLDALIASGDIVDPTLLIARTAAAARGVLPALG, encoded by the coding sequence ATGCCACATGGGGATGCCGAATACCGCTGGACGACGATCTCACGGGCAACTAGCTATAGCGGCCGCGTCACCCTCTCCACCCACGCAGTCCGCATCGACGACGCATCGGAGATCTCCTACGAAGTCGACGAGAGCATTCCCTACGCTGTCGCGACTCTCGTCGTCGACGACCACCAGACCGTCCTCCTCACTCGCCAGTACCGCTACCCGATCGATCGTTGGATATACGACCTGCCAGGCGGAGCCGGCTCCGCGGACGAGACGCCGCGCGATGCGGCACAGCGGGAACTCGAGGAAGAGCTGGGCCTCAGAGCCAACGAGCTCCGACATCTTCACACCTTCTACGTGAACCCAGGTCGGGCGGCATGGCCCGTGCACGTGTTCATGTGCGACGCCGGGACTACGGCCGGCTCGGTCGAGTTGAGCGACCGCGCGGAACGGGTGCGTTTGGTTCGCATGCCGATCGCCAAACTCGATGCACTCATCGCGTCCGGGGACATCGTCGACCCCACCTTGCTCATCGCCCGCACGGCTGCCGCCGCGCGGGGCGTGCTGCCCGCCCTCGGCTAG
- a CDS encoding nucleotidyltransferase domain-containing protein, producing the protein MDFADLARRFADARFPNASLVLVSGSTARNERTATSDVDLLVLGDRVFSDERSSLAATFEHEGEVFEVFAYTSSGFNEWAERGVREYRPVIVDMLVSGVVVVDDGSLDGMRAHWAQTYAAGPSVSDHELRARRYGITDLIDDLADAVDPVEKHVIAFTLYERLAELVLIYNRCWIGTGKNLPRRLRELDPQLATALGSPLVAGDHAAFGQRAAYELERLGGRLQVGFVR; encoded by the coding sequence GTGGACTTCGCAGACCTGGCCAGAAGATTCGCGGACGCACGGTTTCCCAACGCATCCTTGGTCCTGGTTAGTGGCAGCACCGCTCGCAACGAGCGCACAGCAACCAGCGACGTAGACCTACTAGTGCTTGGAGACCGCGTCTTCAGCGACGAGCGATCTAGCCTCGCGGCGACGTTTGAGCACGAGGGTGAAGTCTTCGAAGTGTTCGCGTATACGTCTTCCGGCTTCAACGAGTGGGCCGAGCGCGGGGTACGTGAGTATCGTCCCGTCATTGTTGACATGCTGGTGTCCGGCGTTGTCGTCGTAGACGACGGCAGCCTTGACGGCATGCGCGCACACTGGGCTCAAACGTACGCGGCTGGCCCTTCGGTTTCCGACCACGAACTGAGGGCACGCCGATACGGCATCACCGACCTCATTGACGACCTCGCTGACGCCGTCGATCCGGTCGAGAAGCACGTCATCGCCTTCACCCTCTACGAGCGGCTTGCCGAATTGGTCCTGATTTACAACCGATGCTGGATCGGCACGGGCAAGAACCTTCCTCGTCGGCTGCGCGAGCTTGACCCTCAGTTGGCGACTGCGCTGGGCTCTCCGCTGGTCGCTGGCGACCACGCAGCCTTTGGGCAGCGAGCAGCGTATGAACTAGAGCGGCTGGGGGGACGCCTTCAAGTCGGCTTCGTCCGTTAG